A DNA window from Pogona vitticeps strain Pit_001003342236 chromosome 2, PviZW2.1, whole genome shotgun sequence contains the following coding sequences:
- the LOC140703819 gene encoding uncharacterized protein LOC140703819, translated as MMHSDCASLKKNLRGGRCYKCQQCGKSLSQSSSLSSHQRTHTGEKPYKCMECGKSFSQRVHLSSHQRTHTGEKPYKCMECGKSFSQRIHLRLHRRTHTGEKPYKCMECGKSFSNSGYLNSHRRTHTGEKPYTCMECGKSFSQSSSLSSHHRSHTGEKPHKCMECGKSFSNSSHLRSHQRSHTGEKLYQCMECGLSISRKGNLHSHQRIHTGEKPYKCMECGKSFIQSSSLSSHQRSHTGEKPYKCMECGKSFSRSNALSSHHITHTGEKPYTCMECGKSFSHSSALSSHHRTHTGEKPYTCKECGKSFSRSSALSSHHRTHTGEKPYKCMECGKSFRQSSVLSSHQRTHTGEKPYKCMECGKSFSDSSTFRSHQRIHSGEKPHKCMECGKSFSHSSALSSHHRTHTGEKPYKCVECGKSFSHSSQLNSHQRSHTGEKP; from the coding sequence ATGATGCACAGTGATTGTgcttcacttaaaaaaaacctgagaggTGGGAGATGCTACAAATGCCAACAGTGTGGAAAAAGCTTAAGTCAGAGCAgtagcctcagttcccatcaaagaactcacactggggagaaaccctataaatgcatggagtgtgggaagagcttcagtcagcgagttcacctgagttcacatcaaagaactcacactggggagaaaccctataaatgcatggagtgtggaaagagcttcagtcagagaatTCACCTGAGATTACatcgaagaactcacactggggaaaaaccctataaatgcatggaatgtggaaagagcttcagtaataGCGGTTACCTGAATTcacatcgaagaactcacactggggagaaaccatatacatgcatggaatgtggaaagagtttcagtcagagcagtagcctcagttcccatcacagaagtcacactggggagaaaccacataaatgcatggaatgtgggaagagcttcagtaatAGCAGTCACCTGCGTTCACATCAAAgatctcacactggggagaaactgtatcaatgcatggaatgtggattgAGCATCAGTCGGAAGGGCAACCTgcattcacatcaaagaattcacactggggaaaaaccatataaatgcatggaatgtggaaagagcttcattcagagcagtagcctcagttcccatcaaagatctcacactggggagaaaccatataaatgcatggaatgtggaaagagcttcagtcgtagcaatgccctgagttcacatcacataactcacactggggagaaaccatatacatgcatggaatgtggaaagagcttcagtcatagcagtgccctgagttcacatcacagaactcacactggggagaaaccatatacatgcaaggaatgtggaaagagcttcagtcgtagcagtgccctgagttcacatcacagaacccacactggggagaaaccatataaatgcatggaatgtgggaagagcttcagacagagcagtgtcctgagttcccatcaaagaactcacactggggagaaaccatataaatgcatggaatgtgggaaaagcttcagtgaTAGCAGTACCTTTagatcacatcaaagaattcacagtggcgagaaaccacataaatgcatggaatgtggaaagagcttcagtcacagcagtgccctgagttcacatcacagaactcacactggggagaaaccgtataaatgcgtggaatgtggaaagagcttcagtcatagcagTCAGCTGAATTCACACCAAAgatctcacactggggagaaaccatag